Proteins found in one Anopheles aquasalis chromosome 3, idAnoAquaMG_Q_19, whole genome shotgun sequence genomic segment:
- the LOC126574774 gene encoding uncharacterized protein LOC126574774 isoform X2 — translation MSVPQPLQHPTTIIQQQQQKQQQQQQQQQQQQQQQQQQLHPQTTSGIQLTDGSGQNRQLIPEVTSSAVVTPVLLPPAPRPGTVLHQYRKIAPKPSLAPSNPSVALQQAATTVIKNANGAPSNPNLITYGTAVQIRAAAGTSANTEQLASAHSGPIPKPSVIQRHPNVHPIAGPQVKTITMPSNTVVSSPSVVTVAVSASSSAGGGTSLLLNKQSSPHMHQQQQLLQSLPTPVSNCNSASSSSLVNKVLLPNGSIIPATQIVNSSIVPPLYMPSTKVGTSLLMKPVIVSSAGGDTSEQQTVKRIPIVLQPSPTGPGAINIQQKHVLAPLPKLSPFTTMATATVAPSKPSEFSVPFPVPELKSSVGTGGMLVHTTVPNNIITATIKNHNNNIPSVIRKTTIEGLPNVEIVARAERIVDTEVTNDDGSKRDETSINNGQNVTLNTARPEIIADCKDQNVTQDGAAAKLPAVTANRSRVVELQIDSVVSRVVIDEGPRSSVIEPSVNASVATLKKSDRLLKRALSTTEIEPAKMVEPAPIPSNSQIRTRRPSAIPTDEMLVSLLKQKWSQMKTNKQQQSTAASHSSVTEASKPTASVVEMKPNDSIATELPVAKPDLLLMCNETIEQTEPEQVVKLEKPELGTKKRRKQQFQSIRQPVEKERPDVAVKCESDKTTNVCHPNKPSIVGSDIGSVRTMSTSSESTVGKQQDTQEPNEPNESNEPKGSAKRKQSLLKTKKGVATDSASAPAAAATTARGKVGRKGRGKEHTASESSFSVQEDKDSKDETSGGYIVDTSTAADHLRWFDGIGYLTQSSMHFEFNHFGLVLPMAEKDYECHCETDVYTALEKPLAKRSRKEIHPISDSQRLLIKEEEKEQTSGGTSVAKRKRKASGASSKIDRYYCMQCGQCGRAVDFVTPEICSLTCLKSSKNKVLIEYIKRSTHASNMHQTTKIQESATNAKKIAGSNTRRSARAATKKLPSEKTEMPTATGTTTTSDDDSMSSLSLNSSAFLKNSKSEIRSLLPSPPITPSSNGSAASGSVSSTSNNEEETVDFSWDKYLKLCNAEAAPQELFSGWKVMLENVANPFKVGMKLEAIDPENNSLFCVCSVVKVRGYRMKLHFDGYPEDYNFWVNADSPEIFPPGWCSQTFRALQPPRGMKSEAFHWSRYLRETNGLAPQTAWFRHVTVEEQDTKNKFEIGMSLEADDLRKSGKVCVASVADKLKDRILVHFDGWDERYDYWVSINSPNIHPINWHHNANEHLITPPDTAPRTFEWGRYVRTKGRIENRTVHPASRFLFNTRNPVGFKVGQKLEVVDPMQEQLIRPATIVAIDGYEIKVCFDGWPLSYGFWIEDDSPDIHPINWCSLTKHPLEVPPNYMKQQQALQGATSDVIAEAPTGGIVGKIMCETGFCQGKGNSKSVDRAKHDRIQECPYKISNWNNTERKKLRISNDQIQKYIYTKSNAPDIDEYGSQRSKRKSAMNCPSYRAHKRPDAVELPAVASTTDDLEVPVKRIKQEPEEVEEKETEETIELPPPEQASVSVAAPQSSRGRMESKRSLLMEATASHYQEAPQSSSYVPPAKPAALKAKVASRRGEEPQRQNARPRPSPQKTNSDAVTQQRRLLEIAKPVIEGYGPRLLHAYELWQKHSRFLDHCTDAYGEQQKNPLCWSIDETAQYIKQLPGCDECAVKIRLEEINGKSFLSFSRDDLVEYMGFKVGPATKIYNRIIKLRQLVTSKFIQL, via the exons ATGTCCGTGCCACAACCTTTGCAGCACCCAACAACGATaatacaacagcagcaacaaaagcagcagcaacagcaacagcaacagcagcaacaacagcaacaacagcaacagcaattaCATCCACAAACGACCAGTGGAATACAATTGACTGATGGTAGCGGCCAGAATCGCCAGTTGATACCGGAAGTCACATCGTCAGCGGTAGTCACACCAGTTTTACTACCGCCTGCACCAAGACCTGGTACTGTTCTGCATCAATATCGTAAGATTGCACCGAAACCATCATTGGCACCATCGAACCCGTCGGTGGCTCTGCAACAAGCGGCCACCACTGTAATAAAGAATGCCAACGGGGCACCAAGTAATCCGAATTTGATCACCTATGGTACCGCAGTTCAGATAAGGGCCGCTGCCGGTACCAGTGCCAACACCGAGCAGTTAGCTTCAGCCCACAGTGGCCCAATCCCAAAACCGTCCGTCATTCAAAGGCATCCCAACGTACACCCAATAGCTGGTCCGCAGGTAAAAACTATCACGATGCCATCTAACACGGTCGTTTCATCCCCGTCTGTAGTAACGGTAGCGGTctctgcatcatcatctgccggAGGTGGAACTTCACTCCTACTCAATAAGCAATCATCGCCACAtatgcaccaacagcagcaactactgCAGTCTCTCCCAACACCAGTTAGTAACTGCAACAGCGCCTCCAGCTCATCACTGGTCAACAAAGTGCTCCTTCCAAATGGCAGCATTATCCCTGCTACTCAGATAGTCAACAGTTCCATTGTCCCTCCGCTTTACATGCCGTCGACCAAGGTGGGAACCAGCCTTCTGATGAAGCCAGTCATTGTCAGTAGTGCTGGCGGTGATACTAGCGAACAGCAGACAGTAAAACGCATTCCAATCGTGCTGCAGCCTTCGCCAACGGGACCGGGAGCGATAAATATTCAGCAGAAACATGTACTAGCACCGTTACCGAAGTTGTCTCCGTTCACAACGATGGCAACGGCTACTGTTGCGCCCTCTAAACCGAGCGAATTTTCAGTACCGTTCCCTGTGCCTGAACTGAAGAGCTCTGTTGGCACTGGAGGCATGCTAGTGCATACAACCGTTCCCAACAACATAATTACTGCAACTATAaagaaccacaacaacaatattCCCTCTGTCATTCGGAAGACCACAATTGAGGGTTTACCAAACGTTGAAATTGTTGCTAGAGCAGAAAGAATTGTAGATACGGAAGTAACCAACGATGATGGTAGCAAAAGGGATGAAACCTCGATCAATAATGGACAGAATGTTACATTAAACACTGCCCGTCCAGAAATAATAGCAGATTGTAAAGATCAAAATGTAACACAAGATGGGGCTGCAGCCAAGCTCCCGGCTGTCACTGCTAACCGCTCACGGGTTGTGGAGCTTCAGATCGATTCCGTCGTTAGCAGGGTGGTGATCGACGAAGGACCTCGTTCTTCTGTCATTGAACCATCTGTGAACGCATCGGTTGCTACGCTTAAGAAAAGTGATCGCTTGCTTAAGCGAGCTCTTTCAACGACAGAGATTGAACCGGCAAAAATGGTAGAACCAGCGCCTATTCCCAGCAATTCTCAAATTAGAACCCGGAGGCCTTCCGCTATCCCGACCGATGAAATGCTGGTTTCGCTCCTTAAGCAAAAGTGGAGTCAAATGAAaaccaacaagcagcagcaatctaCCGCTGCGTCACATTCATCTGTAACGGAAGCAAGCAAACCCACCGCTAGCGTAGTCGAAATGAAGCCCAACGATTCGATTGCCACGGAACTGCCGGTCGCAAAACCGGATCTGCTTTTGATGTGCAACGAAACGATTGAGCAAACGGAACCGGAGCAAGTGGTCAAGTTGGAAAAGCCAGAATTGGGGACGAAGAAAAGACGTAAGCAGCAGTTCCAAAGCATTCGCCAACCGGTTGAAAAAGAAAGACCGGATGTAGCAGTGAAGTGTGAGAGTGATAAGACAACCAACGTGTGCCATCCGAATAAACCATCGATTGTTGGTAGTGACATTGGTAGTGTGAGGACCATGTCCACCTCCTCGGAAAGCACTGTCGGAAAACAACAGGACACGCAAGAGCCCAATGAGCCCAATGAGTCCAATGAGCCCAAAGGCTCGGCAAAGAGAAAGCAATCCCTGCTGAAGACAAAGAAAGGGGTCGCTACTGATTCTGCCAGCgcacctgctgcagcagcaacaacggctcGTGGCAAAGTTGGTCGCAAAGGAAGGGGAAAGGAACACACAGCGTCCGAGTCATCGTTCAGTGTGCAGGAGGACAAAGATAGTAAAGATGAAACCAGCGGTGGTTACATTGTGGACACCTCGACCGCCGCTGACCATCTTCGTTGGTTCGATGGTATCGGCTATCTGACTCAGAGTTCGATGCACTTTGAGTTCAACCATTTCGGGCTGGTACTGCCGATGGCAGAGAAAGACTACGAGTGCCATTGCGAAACCGATGTGTACACGGCACTCGAGAAACCGCTCGCCAAACGTAGCCGAAAGGAAATTCATCCGATCTCAGACTCGCAACGGTTACTGataaaggaagaagaaaaggaacaaacaaGTGGCGGAACGTCGGTTGCCAAGCGGAAGCGTAAAGCTTCCGGTGCTTCCAGCAAAATCGATCGCTACTACTGCATGCAATGCGGTCAATGTGGCCGCGCGGTGGACTTTGTTACACCCGAAATCTGTAGCCTCACGTGTCTGAAAAGCTCCAAAAATAAGGTTCTCATCGAATACATCAAGCGCTCGACGCACGCCTCGAATATGCACCAAACGACAAAGATTCAGGAAAGCGCGACGAATGCAAAGAAGATTGCCGGTTCAAATACCCGTCGTTCGGCACGGGCAGCGACAAAGAAGCTGCCGTCCGAAAAAACGGAGATGCCTACGGCCACTggcacgacgacaacgagcgaTGACGACTCGATGAGTTCGCTTAGCCTCAACTCGAGCGCTTTTCTGAAGAACTCCAAGAGCGAAATACGTTCCCTGCTTCCGTCGCCTCCAATCACacccagcagcaacggtagtGCTGCTAGTGGTAGCGTaagcagcacgagcaacaACGAGGAAGAAACCGTCGACTTTAGCTGGGACAAGTATCTAAAGTTGTGCAACGCTGAAGCGGCACCACAGGAGCTGTTCAGCGGCTGGAAGGTGATGCTCGAGAACGTGGCCAATCCGTTCAAGGTGGGAATGAAgctggaagcgatcgatcCAGAGAACAATTCCCTGTTCTGCGTGTGCTCGGTAGTGAAGGTGCGCGGTTACCGGATGAAGCTTCACTTCGATGGCTACCCAGAGGATTACAATTTCTGGGTGAATGCCGATTCTCCCGAAATCTTCCCGCCCGGTTGGTGTAGCCAGACGTTCCGCGCACTGCAACCACCGCGTGGCATGAAGAGTGAAGCGTTCCACTGGAGCCGCTATTTACGCGAAACCAATGGACTCGCACCGCAGACAGCCTGGTTCCGGCATGTCACCGTTGAG GAACAGGACACAAAAAATAAGTTTGAAATCGGAATGTCGTTGGAAGCGGACGATCTCAGAAAATCAGGGAAAGTTTGCGTGGCGTCCGTTGCGGACAAGCTCAAAGACCGCATTCTGGTGCATTTCGATGGGTGGGACGAGCGGTACGATTATTGGGTCAGCATTAATTCGCCCAATATTCATCCGATTAACTGGCATCATAACGCTAACGAACATCTGATCACACCGCCCG ATACGGCTCCACGCACCTTCGAGTGGGGACGGTACGTGCGAACGAAGGGACGTATTGAGAATCGAACGGTACACCCCGCCAGTAGGTTTCTGTTCAATACGCGCAATCCGGTTGGCTTCAAAGTGGGCCAGAAACTCGAGGTTGTCGATCCCATGCAGGAGCAACTGATACGACCGGCCACGATCGTTGCGATTGATGGGTACGAGATTAAGGTGTGCTTCGATGGATGGCCCTTGAGTTATGGCTTCTGGATTGAAGACGATAGTCCTGATATCCACCCCATTAATTGGTGTTCCTTGACCAAGCACCCACTCGAAGTGCCTCCAA ATTACatgaagcagcaacaagcatTGCAAGGCGCGACATCCGACGTGATTGCAGAAGCGCCAACAGGAGGAATAGTAGGCAAGATTATGTGCGAGACTGGATTTTGCCAGGGCAAGGGTAATAGTAAATCAGTCGATCGTGCTAAGCATGATCGGATTCAGGAGTGCCCGTACAAGATAAGCAACTGGAACAACACGGAACGCAAGAAGCTTCGCATCAGCAATGA TCAAATACAAAAGTACATCTATACTAAATCGAATGCACCCGATATCGATGAGTATGGTAGCCAGCGatcaaagagaaagagcgccaTGAATTGTCCCTCATACCGTGCACACAAAAGACCTGATGCTGTGGAGCTTCCTGCGGTCGCGTCTACCACGGATGATTTGGAAGTTCCTGTGAAGCGTATTAAACAGGAACCGGAGGAagttgaagaaaaagagacagaggaaaCAATCGAGCTGCCACCTCCTGAACAAGCCTCGGTATCTGTAGCGGCACCACAATCCAGCCGTGGTCGAATGGAATCAAAGCGTAGCCTGCTAATGGAGGCCACGGCATCGCATTATCAGGAAGCTCCCCAATCTTCCAGTTACGTGCCTCCAGCGAAGCCGGCCGCTTTAAAAGCAAAGGTAGCATCGAGGCGCGGTGAAGAGCCACAGCGGCAGAATGCGCGACCACGCCCATCACCACAAAAGACAAACAGTGATGCGGTCACCCAACAACGACGGCTGCTGGAGATTGCAAAGCCCGTGATCGAAGGTTATGGACCACGGTTGCTTCATGCGTACGAGCTGTGGCAAAAGCATTCACGTTTTCTCGACCATTGCACGGACGCGTATggagagcagcagaagaatcCACTGTGCTGGTCGATCGATGAGACGGCACAATACATCAAACAGCTGCCTGGTTGTGACGAGTGTGCCGTGAAAATCCGCCTCGAGGAGATCAACGGCAAGTCCTTTCTCAGCTTCAGCCGTGACGATCTGGTGGAGTACATGGGTTTCAAGGTTGGGCCGGCAACCAAGATCTACAATCGTATCATCAAGCTTCGTCAGCTAGTTACGAGCAAATTTATCCAACTGTAG
- the LOC126574774 gene encoding uncharacterized protein LOC126574774 isoform X1, with the protein MDSGNSQAAAANIFSSVNPAAGFTPGMSSGAAGPGHQPQLQQQQQQQQKQQQQLYPTQCSAIDERSVGKIAIRVPTKARVDPPRTPQMPNSHPSMAIDEQPMVTINNKGQGCNRTEHVAVVTSAVGVPQMAMMVMSNSYGGTVFPAQHPELKLATGSGMTAVPSFVVGRHADQSTMSGVRGMMCETASQQQQQQQQQQQHQLGLYDVLKTQINTGIRVQIGSTDIMSVPQPLQHPTTIIQQQQQKQQQQQQQQQQQQQQQQQQLHPQTTSGIQLTDGSGQNRQLIPEVTSSAVVTPVLLPPAPRPGTVLHQYRKIAPKPSLAPSNPSVALQQAATTVIKNANGAPSNPNLITYGTAVQIRAAAGTSANTEQLASAHSGPIPKPSVIQRHPNVHPIAGPQVKTITMPSNTVVSSPSVVTVAVSASSSAGGGTSLLLNKQSSPHMHQQQQLLQSLPTPVSNCNSASSSSLVNKVLLPNGSIIPATQIVNSSIVPPLYMPSTKVGTSLLMKPVIVSSAGGDTSEQQTVKRIPIVLQPSPTGPGAINIQQKHVLAPLPKLSPFTTMATATVAPSKPSEFSVPFPVPELKSSVGTGGMLVHTTVPNNIITATIKNHNNNIPSVIRKTTIEGLPNVEIVARAERIVDTEVTNDDGSKRDETSINNGQNVTLNTARPEIIADCKDQNVTQDGAAAKLPAVTANRSRVVELQIDSVVSRVVIDEGPRSSVIEPSVNASVATLKKSDRLLKRALSTTEIEPAKMVEPAPIPSNSQIRTRRPSAIPTDEMLVSLLKQKWSQMKTNKQQQSTAASHSSVTEASKPTASVVEMKPNDSIATELPVAKPDLLLMCNETIEQTEPEQVVKLEKPELGTKKRRKQQFQSIRQPVEKERPDVAVKCESDKTTNVCHPNKPSIVGSDIGSVRTMSTSSESTVGKQQDTQEPNEPNESNEPKGSAKRKQSLLKTKKGVATDSASAPAAAATTARGKVGRKGRGKEHTASESSFSVQEDKDSKDETSGGYIVDTSTAADHLRWFDGIGYLTQSSMHFEFNHFGLVLPMAEKDYECHCETDVYTALEKPLAKRSRKEIHPISDSQRLLIKEEEKEQTSGGTSVAKRKRKASGASSKIDRYYCMQCGQCGRAVDFVTPEICSLTCLKSSKNKVLIEYIKRSTHASNMHQTTKIQESATNAKKIAGSNTRRSARAATKKLPSEKTEMPTATGTTTTSDDDSMSSLSLNSSAFLKNSKSEIRSLLPSPPITPSSNGSAASGSVSSTSNNEEETVDFSWDKYLKLCNAEAAPQELFSGWKVMLENVANPFKVGMKLEAIDPENNSLFCVCSVVKVRGYRMKLHFDGYPEDYNFWVNADSPEIFPPGWCSQTFRALQPPRGMKSEAFHWSRYLRETNGLAPQTAWFRHVTVEEQDTKNKFEIGMSLEADDLRKSGKVCVASVADKLKDRILVHFDGWDERYDYWVSINSPNIHPINWHHNANEHLITPPDTAPRTFEWGRYVRTKGRIENRTVHPASRFLFNTRNPVGFKVGQKLEVVDPMQEQLIRPATIVAIDGYEIKVCFDGWPLSYGFWIEDDSPDIHPINWCSLTKHPLEVPPNYMKQQQALQGATSDVIAEAPTGGIVGKIMCETGFCQGKGNSKSVDRAKHDRIQECPYKISNWNNTERKKLRISNDQIQKYIYTKSNAPDIDEYGSQRSKRKSAMNCPSYRAHKRPDAVELPAVASTTDDLEVPVKRIKQEPEEVEEKETEETIELPPPEQASVSVAAPQSSRGRMESKRSLLMEATASHYQEAPQSSSYVPPAKPAALKAKVASRRGEEPQRQNARPRPSPQKTNSDAVTQQRRLLEIAKPVIEGYGPRLLHAYELWQKHSRFLDHCTDAYGEQQKNPLCWSIDETAQYIKQLPGCDECAVKIRLEEINGKSFLSFSRDDLVEYMGFKVGPATKIYNRIIKLRQLVTSKFIQL; encoded by the exons ATGGACTCCGGAAACTCGCAAGCCGCAGCGGCAAACATCTTTTCATCCGTCAATCCAGCGGCTGGATTTACACCAGGGATGAGCTCGGGTGCAGCTGGCCCAGGACACCAACCGcagttgcaacaacaacaacaacaacaacagaagcagcagcagcagctttatcCAACGCAATGCTCGGCGATCGATGAACGAAGTGTTGGGAAAATAGCGATACGTGTGCCAACAAAGGCACGTGTCGACCCTCCGAGGACGCCACAAATGCCGAACAGTCATCCttcgatggcgatcgatgaGCAACCGATGGTAACGATCAACAACAAGGGCCAGGGCTGCAACAGGACGGAgcacgttgctgttgttacttCTGCGGTTGGCGTACCGcagatggcgatgatggtaaTGAGCAATAGCTATGGAGGCACCGTGTTTCCGGCGCAGCATCCCGAATTGAAGCTAGCCACAGGAAGCGGCATGACAGCCGTGCCAAGTTTTGTCGTAGGTCGGCATGCCGACCAATCAACAATGAGCGGTGTTCGTGGAATGATGTGCGAAACCgcctcacagcagcagcagcagcaacagcaacagcaacagcatcaactgGGTTTATACGATGTTCTGAAAACTCAG ATCAATACCGGAATCAGAGTGCAGATTGGTAGCACTGACATAATGTCCGTGCCACAACCTTTGCAGCACCCAACAACGATaatacaacagcagcaacaaaagcagcagcaacagcaacagcaacagcagcaacaacagcaacaacagcaacagcaattaCATCCACAAACGACCAGTGGAATACAATTGACTGATGGTAGCGGCCAGAATCGCCAGTTGATACCGGAAGTCACATCGTCAGCGGTAGTCACACCAGTTTTACTACCGCCTGCACCAAGACCTGGTACTGTTCTGCATCAATATCGTAAGATTGCACCGAAACCATCATTGGCACCATCGAACCCGTCGGTGGCTCTGCAACAAGCGGCCACCACTGTAATAAAGAATGCCAACGGGGCACCAAGTAATCCGAATTTGATCACCTATGGTACCGCAGTTCAGATAAGGGCCGCTGCCGGTACCAGTGCCAACACCGAGCAGTTAGCTTCAGCCCACAGTGGCCCAATCCCAAAACCGTCCGTCATTCAAAGGCATCCCAACGTACACCCAATAGCTGGTCCGCAGGTAAAAACTATCACGATGCCATCTAACACGGTCGTTTCATCCCCGTCTGTAGTAACGGTAGCGGTctctgcatcatcatctgccggAGGTGGAACTTCACTCCTACTCAATAAGCAATCATCGCCACAtatgcaccaacagcagcaactactgCAGTCTCTCCCAACACCAGTTAGTAACTGCAACAGCGCCTCCAGCTCATCACTGGTCAACAAAGTGCTCCTTCCAAATGGCAGCATTATCCCTGCTACTCAGATAGTCAACAGTTCCATTGTCCCTCCGCTTTACATGCCGTCGACCAAGGTGGGAACCAGCCTTCTGATGAAGCCAGTCATTGTCAGTAGTGCTGGCGGTGATACTAGCGAACAGCAGACAGTAAAACGCATTCCAATCGTGCTGCAGCCTTCGCCAACGGGACCGGGAGCGATAAATATTCAGCAGAAACATGTACTAGCACCGTTACCGAAGTTGTCTCCGTTCACAACGATGGCAACGGCTACTGTTGCGCCCTCTAAACCGAGCGAATTTTCAGTACCGTTCCCTGTGCCTGAACTGAAGAGCTCTGTTGGCACTGGAGGCATGCTAGTGCATACAACCGTTCCCAACAACATAATTACTGCAACTATAaagaaccacaacaacaatattCCCTCTGTCATTCGGAAGACCACAATTGAGGGTTTACCAAACGTTGAAATTGTTGCTAGAGCAGAAAGAATTGTAGATACGGAAGTAACCAACGATGATGGTAGCAAAAGGGATGAAACCTCGATCAATAATGGACAGAATGTTACATTAAACACTGCCCGTCCAGAAATAATAGCAGATTGTAAAGATCAAAATGTAACACAAGATGGGGCTGCAGCCAAGCTCCCGGCTGTCACTGCTAACCGCTCACGGGTTGTGGAGCTTCAGATCGATTCCGTCGTTAGCAGGGTGGTGATCGACGAAGGACCTCGTTCTTCTGTCATTGAACCATCTGTGAACGCATCGGTTGCTACGCTTAAGAAAAGTGATCGCTTGCTTAAGCGAGCTCTTTCAACGACAGAGATTGAACCGGCAAAAATGGTAGAACCAGCGCCTATTCCCAGCAATTCTCAAATTAGAACCCGGAGGCCTTCCGCTATCCCGACCGATGAAATGCTGGTTTCGCTCCTTAAGCAAAAGTGGAGTCAAATGAAaaccaacaagcagcagcaatctaCCGCTGCGTCACATTCATCTGTAACGGAAGCAAGCAAACCCACCGCTAGCGTAGTCGAAATGAAGCCCAACGATTCGATTGCCACGGAACTGCCGGTCGCAAAACCGGATCTGCTTTTGATGTGCAACGAAACGATTGAGCAAACGGAACCGGAGCAAGTGGTCAAGTTGGAAAAGCCAGAATTGGGGACGAAGAAAAGACGTAAGCAGCAGTTCCAAAGCATTCGCCAACCGGTTGAAAAAGAAAGACCGGATGTAGCAGTGAAGTGTGAGAGTGATAAGACAACCAACGTGTGCCATCCGAATAAACCATCGATTGTTGGTAGTGACATTGGTAGTGTGAGGACCATGTCCACCTCCTCGGAAAGCACTGTCGGAAAACAACAGGACACGCAAGAGCCCAATGAGCCCAATGAGTCCAATGAGCCCAAAGGCTCGGCAAAGAGAAAGCAATCCCTGCTGAAGACAAAGAAAGGGGTCGCTACTGATTCTGCCAGCgcacctgctgcagcagcaacaacggctcGTGGCAAAGTTGGTCGCAAAGGAAGGGGAAAGGAACACACAGCGTCCGAGTCATCGTTCAGTGTGCAGGAGGACAAAGATAGTAAAGATGAAACCAGCGGTGGTTACATTGTGGACACCTCGACCGCCGCTGACCATCTTCGTTGGTTCGATGGTATCGGCTATCTGACTCAGAGTTCGATGCACTTTGAGTTCAACCATTTCGGGCTGGTACTGCCGATGGCAGAGAAAGACTACGAGTGCCATTGCGAAACCGATGTGTACACGGCACTCGAGAAACCGCTCGCCAAACGTAGCCGAAAGGAAATTCATCCGATCTCAGACTCGCAACGGTTACTGataaaggaagaagaaaaggaacaaacaaGTGGCGGAACGTCGGTTGCCAAGCGGAAGCGTAAAGCTTCCGGTGCTTCCAGCAAAATCGATCGCTACTACTGCATGCAATGCGGTCAATGTGGCCGCGCGGTGGACTTTGTTACACCCGAAATCTGTAGCCTCACGTGTCTGAAAAGCTCCAAAAATAAGGTTCTCATCGAATACATCAAGCGCTCGACGCACGCCTCGAATATGCACCAAACGACAAAGATTCAGGAAAGCGCGACGAATGCAAAGAAGATTGCCGGTTCAAATACCCGTCGTTCGGCACGGGCAGCGACAAAGAAGCTGCCGTCCGAAAAAACGGAGATGCCTACGGCCACTggcacgacgacaacgagcgaTGACGACTCGATGAGTTCGCTTAGCCTCAACTCGAGCGCTTTTCTGAAGAACTCCAAGAGCGAAATACGTTCCCTGCTTCCGTCGCCTCCAATCACacccagcagcaacggtagtGCTGCTAGTGGTAGCGTaagcagcacgagcaacaACGAGGAAGAAACCGTCGACTTTAGCTGGGACAAGTATCTAAAGTTGTGCAACGCTGAAGCGGCACCACAGGAGCTGTTCAGCGGCTGGAAGGTGATGCTCGAGAACGTGGCCAATCCGTTCAAGGTGGGAATGAAgctggaagcgatcgatcCAGAGAACAATTCCCTGTTCTGCGTGTGCTCGGTAGTGAAGGTGCGCGGTTACCGGATGAAGCTTCACTTCGATGGCTACCCAGAGGATTACAATTTCTGGGTGAATGCCGATTCTCCCGAAATCTTCCCGCCCGGTTGGTGTAGCCAGACGTTCCGCGCACTGCAACCACCGCGTGGCATGAAGAGTGAAGCGTTCCACTGGAGCCGCTATTTACGCGAAACCAATGGACTCGCACCGCAGACAGCCTGGTTCCGGCATGTCACCGTTGAG GAACAGGACACAAAAAATAAGTTTGAAATCGGAATGTCGTTGGAAGCGGACGATCTCAGAAAATCAGGGAAAGTTTGCGTGGCGTCCGTTGCGGACAAGCTCAAAGACCGCATTCTGGTGCATTTCGATGGGTGGGACGAGCGGTACGATTATTGGGTCAGCATTAATTCGCCCAATATTCATCCGATTAACTGGCATCATAACGCTAACGAACATCTGATCACACCGCCCG ATACGGCTCCACGCACCTTCGAGTGGGGACGGTACGTGCGAACGAAGGGACGTATTGAGAATCGAACGGTACACCCCGCCAGTAGGTTTCTGTTCAATACGCGCAATCCGGTTGGCTTCAAAGTGGGCCAGAAACTCGAGGTTGTCGATCCCATGCAGGAGCAACTGATACGACCGGCCACGATCGTTGCGATTGATGGGTACGAGATTAAGGTGTGCTTCGATGGATGGCCCTTGAGTTATGGCTTCTGGATTGAAGACGATAGTCCTGATATCCACCCCATTAATTGGTGTTCCTTGACCAAGCACCCACTCGAAGTGCCTCCAA ATTACatgaagcagcaacaagcatTGCAAGGCGCGACATCCGACGTGATTGCAGAAGCGCCAACAGGAGGAATAGTAGGCAAGATTATGTGCGAGACTGGATTTTGCCAGGGCAAGGGTAATAGTAAATCAGTCGATCGTGCTAAGCATGATCGGATTCAGGAGTGCCCGTACAAGATAAGCAACTGGAACAACACGGAACGCAAGAAGCTTCGCATCAGCAATGA TCAAATACAAAAGTACATCTATACTAAATCGAATGCACCCGATATCGATGAGTATGGTAGCCAGCGatcaaagagaaagagcgccaTGAATTGTCCCTCATACCGTGCACACAAAAGACCTGATGCTGTGGAGCTTCCTGCGGTCGCGTCTACCACGGATGATTTGGAAGTTCCTGTGAAGCGTATTAAACAGGAACCGGAGGAagttgaagaaaaagagacagaggaaaCAATCGAGCTGCCACCTCCTGAACAAGCCTCGGTATCTGTAGCGGCACCACAATCCAGCCGTGGTCGAATGGAATCAAAGCGTAGCCTGCTAATGGAGGCCACGGCATCGCATTATCAGGAAGCTCCCCAATCTTCCAGTTACGTGCCTCCAGCGAAGCCGGCCGCTTTAAAAGCAAAGGTAGCATCGAGGCGCGGTGAAGAGCCACAGCGGCAGAATGCGCGACCACGCCCATCACCACAAAAGACAAACAGTGATGCGGTCACCCAACAACGACGGCTGCTGGAGATTGCAAAGCCCGTGATCGAAGGTTATGGACCACGGTTGCTTCATGCGTACGAGCTGTGGCAAAAGCATTCACGTTTTCTCGACCATTGCACGGACGCGTATggagagcagcagaagaatcCACTGTGCTGGTCGATCGATGAGACGGCACAATACATCAAACAGCTGCCTGGTTGTGACGAGTGTGCCGTGAAAATCCGCCTCGAGGAGATCAACGGCAAGTCCTTTCTCAGCTTCAGCCGTGACGATCTGGTGGAGTACATGGGTTTCAAGGTTGGGCCGGCAACCAAGATCTACAATCGTATCATCAAGCTTCGTCAGCTAGTTACGAGCAAATTTATCCAACTGTAG